One genomic segment of archaeon BMS3Bbin15 includes these proteins:
- the groL_2 gene encoding 60 kDa chaperonin, producing MKKSDIEKLSRATGATIVTNLEDISEKDLGYAGMVEEVKIGDDEMVFVRECKEPKAVTILVRGGTEHIVDEVERALEDCLGVVPAAMKDGKIVAGGGAPEIETAKELRDYAKSVGGREQLAIEAFADAMEVIPKALAENAGLDPIDTLVDLRSKHEEKGGEVYGLDVYSGKATDMFRNGIVEPLRVKTQAIDSASEVAVMILRIDDVIAAKNLGGGAGEGGMPDMGGMGGMPPM from the coding sequence GTGAAGAAAAGCGATATAGAGAAACTGTCAAGAGCGACAGGAGCAACAATAGTAACAAACCTTGAGGATATATCTGAAAAGGACCTGGGATATGCTGGTATGGTCGAGGAAGTGAAAATCGGCGATGACGAAATGGTCTTTGTGAGAGAGTGTAAGGAACCTAAAGCTGTGACAATACTCGTGAGAGGAGGAACCGAACATATAGTGGATGAGGTTGAGAGAGCTCTGGAAGACTGCCTCGGAGTGGTGCCAGCTGCAATGAAAGACGGAAAGATAGTTGCAGGTGGAGGAGCACCTGAAATAGAAACTGCAAAGGAACTCAGAGACTATGCAAAAAGCGTAGGCGGAAGAGAACAGCTTGCAATAGAGGCATTCGCTGACGCTATGGAAGTTATACCTAAAGCACTGGCTGAAAACGCAGGACTCGACCCGATAGATACTCTTGTAGACCTGAGGTCTAAACATGAAGAAAAAGGCGGAGAAGTATATGGACTGGACGTATACTCAGGAAAAGCAACAGATATGTTCAGAAATGGTATTGTAGAGCCATTAAGAGTCAAAACTCAGGCGATAGACAGCGCTAGCGAAGTTGCAGTGATGATTCTAAGAATAGATGACGTAATAGCTGCAAAGAACCTGGGCGGTGGCGCAGGAGAAGGTG